From a single Fusarium fujikuroi IMI 58289 draft genome, chromosome FFUJ_chr03 genomic region:
- a CDS encoding related to stress response protein rds1p produces MASLKTILFGLFATTALAMPSGPRFTKRQLQYHDLSKRQNDAAAAAGLSDLDILQFALTLEHLEDTFYREAFLTLSDEAFAPLGLSTQTLDDIKAIGKTEASHVVLLQSALAGNGITPVQECKYDFKGATADPAAMVATAAILESVGVSAYLGAAPLLSDPAILGTAGAILTVEARHQTAIRIFSQAQAVPQPLDTALGPRAVFSLAAPFITECPEGSNLKIEAFPTLAMAEGQDVKAVAIGTKVKLASEAAAGATHCGFTSGGQLPGGTKFTPFTEGDGCEVPQGAAGVVYVTLTSAGPLEGVLSDDITVAGPMVLTLS; encoded by the exons ATGGCATCTCTCAAGACTATTCTCTTCGGCCTCTTCGCCACCACGGCTTTGGCGATGCCTTCTGGCCCTAGGTTTACCAAAAGGCAACTTCAGTATCACGATTTGTCCAAGCGCCAGAATGatgccgctgctgctgctggcctCAGTGACTTGGATATCCTCCAGTT CGCCCTGACATTGGAGCATCTTGAGGATACCTTCTACCGCGAGGCTTTCCTAACACTCTCCGACGAAGCTTTCGCCCCTCTCGGTCTCTCTACACAAACCCTTGACgacatcaaggccattggcAAAACTGAGGCTTCTCACGTAGTCCTCCTTCAGTCTGCACTCGCGGGTAATGGCATCACACCTGTCCAAGAGTGCAAATACGACTTCAAAGGAGCAACAGCCGACCCAGCTGCCATGGTTGCAACAGCTGCTATCCTCGAGAGCGTTGGTGTCTCGGCCTACCTGGGTGCAGCACCACTGCTCTCTGACCCTGCTATCCTCGGCACTGCTGGCGCAATTCTTACTGTTGAAGCACGACATCAAACCGCCATCAGGATATTTTCTCAGGCACAGGCGgttcctcaacctctcgaTACCGCCCTCGGTCCCCGGGCAGTCTTCTCACTCGCCGCACCCTTCATCACGGAATGCCCTGAGGGTTCTAACCTCAAGATCGAGGCGTTCCCCACTCTCGCTATGGCTGAGGGTCAGGACGTCAAGGCTGTAGCCATTGGAACTAAAGTGAAGCTTGCTTCCGAGGCTGCCGCTGGAGCGACGCACTGTGGTTTCACTTCTGGAGGTCAGCTTCCTGGTGGAACCAAATTCACTCCCTTCACCGAGGGAGATGGCTGTGAAGTTCCCCAAGGAGCTGCGGGCGTTGTCTACGTGACCTTGACCAGTGCTGGACCTTTGGAGGGCGTCTTGTCAGATGACATTACTGTGGCTGGGCCTATGGTACTAACCCTTTCTTAA
- a CDS encoding related to SSD1 protein produces MEQQQQQPPQQPQQQQPQQQQSSQQQASQQQPQVGGVPGPAGRRLHIAHRRSPSELTPLMSMFANPGMEQLAIQQQIELLQQQQQQIQATHQQYVNMGMVPPGQPLGPGGAFNPLQPMPNMSQAAFQFPNQVPQQNMAPPTQPLSHRRNQSALPNMGMGPPPAPSSGASGSGFGNFEAPQAQGRENTGGRGGRGGGAGGGHQRRHSLALADAKKAAEIAQQKRTTTGFSFPASPAPDEENKPASQSTLDVPVAQGSTRGGRGGHGRSQSMAVNGRGGGRGGLNAESNEFQRRGSGHARTGSRNFEGNWRTQGQGQEQSGNAGQSQGFQPGHRPRGSMNQSVSGIGGFQYNPNQPQVMQLPNQMMMPQMYGQQLNPMQLNQLQALQAAQMNGQPFMGLQGSQHAGQLGGQQQQQQRKTLFTPYLPQASLPALLADGQLVSGILRVNKKNRSDAYVTTQDGLLDADIFICGSKDRNRALEGDLVAIELLDVDEVWGQKREKEEKKKRKDITDTRSGSTNQGNQSSGNNNDGNAPEGGIRRRGSLRQRPTQKKNDDVEVEGQSLLLVEEEEINDEQKPLYAGHVVAVVERVAGQMFSGTLGLLRPSSQATKEKQEAERAAREGNNSRHPEPRQQEKPKIVWFKPTDKRVPLIAIPTEQAPRDFVEKHQDYADRIFVACIKRWPITSLHPFGTLVEQLGRMGDLKVETDALLRDNNFASDEFSDAVLRSVGLQDWSLDKEDEAALAERRDYRDENVFTIDYNGGAELGNAVHVKSRPDGKIEIGIHVADIAHFVKPNSLVDREAKKRGTSVQLKNRFCALLPPKLSAEVCSLTPEQDRLAVSVVFNVNPHTGSVAEGDAWIGRSIIKSVGKVSLDDIDDALTTPSEYKNAAVPVNTIQILNAVSQKFREARLGAGGEPISPLRLLQQLDDENDPVQDNLFDSTQALELVEELIHKANAHVAQRLVEGLPEKAFLRRQSAPNPRRLQTFVERMTALGYDIDSSGSGALQNSLFKVDDPDLRKGMETLVVKSMQRAKYFISGKTGKQLWPHYALNLPLYTHFTNPTRRYADIIVHRQLEAVLSEGKIEFTEDLENLVKTAESCNTKKDSAQNAQEQSVHIESCRTMDKKRQEANGDLIAEGIVLCVYESAFDVLIPEWGFEKRVHCDQLPLKKAEFRKEKRVLELYWEKGVPSSAFVPEDERPKAAASIRHSNALAAQRQAEEAERVRKEREEATRKQTDTGTISTDDVDALFDDDDDNTSDVTEAMAGASLAERPTQSVPGSPARSSSNAGNLHRTRSDSKVPVAEAVETRLTNKEKYLSFFSLREEGGDYIQDVTEMTRVPVILKTDLTKSPPCLTIRSLNPYAL; encoded by the exons GCTGGACGTAGACTTCACATTGCCCATCGCCGAAGCCCTTCTGAGCTGACGCCACTGATGAGCATGTTTGCTAACCCTGGAA TGGAGCAGCTTGCCATTCAGCAGCAGATCGAACTGttgcagcaacagcagcagcagattcAAGCTACGCATCAGCAATATGTCAATATGGGAATGGTGCCTCCTGGACAGCCCCTCGGTCCTGGTGGTGCGTTCAATCCTTTGCAGCCAATGCCCAATATGTCGCAAGCTGCTTTCCAATTCCCCAATCAAGTACCTCAGCAGAACATGGCTCCTCCCACCCAGCCACTTTCACATCGCCGTAATCAGTCGGCACTCCCTAACATGGGCATGGGACCTCCTCCTGCGCCCTCGTCTGGAGCTTCTGGATCCGGGTTTGGCAATTTTGAAGCCCCTCAAGCCCAGGGCCGAGAGAATACTGGAGGCCGAGGCGGCCGTGGTGgaggtgctggtggtggccATCAAAGAAGACACTCTCTAGCCCTCGCCGACgccaagaaggccgccgAGATTGCCCAACAGAAGCGAACAACCACCGGCTTCTCCTTCCCTGCTTCTCCTGCCCCTGACGAGGAGAACAAGCCCGCTTCCCAGTCCACCCTCGATGTTCCTGTTGCTCAGGGCTCGACCCGCGGTGGACGTGGCGGTCATGGTCGCAGTCAGAGCATGGCGGTTAATGGCCGAGGAGGCGGCCGTGGTGGTCTGAATGCTGAGAGCAATGAATTCCAGCGCCGCGGAAGCGGCCATGCTCGTACCGGATCTCGCAACTTCGAAGGTAACTGGCGTACTCAAGGACAGGGCCAGGAACAGTCTGGCAATGCCGGACAGAGCCAAGGCTTCCAGCCTGGTCACCGACCTCGCGGATCCATGAACCAGTCCGTCTCTGGAATCGGGGGCTTTCAGTATAACCCCAATCAACCTCAGGTTATGCAGCTCCCCaaccagatgatgatgccccAAATGTATGGGCAGCAGCTCAATCCCATGCAGCTGAACCAGCTACAGGCTTTGCAAGCCGCTCAAATGAATGGCCAGCCTTTTATGGGTCTCCAGGGCTCCCAGCATGCTGGTCAGCTTGGtggccagcagcagcaacaacagcgaAAAACCCTTTTTACCCCCTATCTTCCTCAGGCCTCCCTCCCCGCCCTTTTGGCTGATGGGCAGCTCGTGTCTGGTATCCTCCgcgtcaacaagaagaaccgTAGTGATGCTTATGTTACCACCCAGGATGGTCTGCTTGATGCCGATATCTTCATTTGTGGTAGCAAGGATCGAAACCGTGCTCTTGAAGGTGACCTCGTCGCTATCGAACTTTTGGATGTTGACGAAGTCTGGGGCCAGAAGCGcgagaaagaggagaagaagaagcgcaaggacATTACGGATACTCGATCCGGATCTACTAACCAAGGTAACCAAAGCTCTGGCAATAACAACGATGGGAACGCTCCCGAGGGCGGAATTCGTCGTCGTGGTAGTCTCCGTCAGCGCCCCACTCAAAAGAAGAACGATGATGTGGAGGTTGAGGGTCAGAGTCTCCtccttgttgaagaggaagaaatcaACGATGAACAGAAGCCCCTCTACGCTGGCCacgttgttgctgttgttgagcgTGTTGCCGGTCAAATGTTTTCCGGCACTCTTGGCCTCCTCCGCCCTAGCAGCCAAGCTACaaaggagaagcaggaggccGAGAGGGCTGCTCGTGAAGGTAATAACTCGCGCCACCCCGAGCCTCGCCAAcaggagaagcccaagattgTTTGGTTCAAACCCACAGACAAGCGTGTGCCACTTATTGCCATCCCCACCGAACAGGCACCCCGCgactttgttgagaagcACCAAGACTACGCGGATCGAATCTTTGTGGCTTGCATAAAGCGCTGGCCCATTACCTCCCTCCACCCCTTTGGAACTCTGGTTGAGCAGCTTGGACGCATGGGTGATCTTAAGGTTGAAACCGATGCTCTTCTTCGCGATAACAACTTTGCTTCAGATGAGTTCTCTGATGCTGTGCTCCGCAGCGTTGGCCTGCAAGACTGGTCGCTTGATAAGGAAGACGAGGCAGCCCTCGCTGAACGTCGTGATTACCGCGACGAGAATGTTTTCACGATTGACTACAACGGAGGAGCTGAGCTCGGCAATGCCGTGCATGTCAAGTCTCGTCCTGatggcaagattgagatCGGCATTCACGTAGCTGACATCGCACACTTTGTTAAGCCCAACTCTCTGGTGGACCGCGAGGCTAAGAAGCGAGGCACCTCCGTTCAGCTCAAGAATCGCTTTTGCGCCCTGTTGCCGCCCAAGCTGTCAGCTGAAGTTTGCTCTCTGACCCCCGAACAGGACCGTCTCGCTGTGTCCGTGGTATTCAACGTGAACCCTCATACTGGGTCTGTTGCCGAAGGTGATGCATGGATTGGTCGCTCGATCATCAAGAGCGTCGGCAAGGTTTCTCTTGACGACATTGATGATGCTCTAACAACCCCCTCGGAATACAAGAACGCGGCTGTTCCTGTCAACACTATACAGATTCTCAACGCTGTGTCGCAGAAGTTCCGAGAAGCTCGTCTCGGCGCTGGTGGCGAACCCATTTCACCTCTTAGACTGCTCCAGCAACTTGATGACGAGAATGACCCCGTCCAGGACAACCTCTTCGACTCAACGCAGgctcttgagcttgtggaAGAACTGATTCACAAAGCTAATGCTCATGTGGCACAACGTCTTGTTGAGGGGCTTCCTGAGAAAGCCTTCCTTCGTCGCCAGTCTGCTCCCAACCCCCGCCGACTCCAGACTTTCGTGGAGCGCATGACAGCGTTGGGTTATGATATCGACTCATCTGGCAGCGGCGCCCTCCAGAACAGCCtcttcaaggttgacgaCCCAGATCTGCGAAAGGGTATGGAGACTCTTGTCGTCAAGTCTATGCAGAGGGCCAAGTACTTTATATCAGGTAAGACTGGAAAGCAGCTGTGGCCCCACTATGCTCTCAACCTGCCTCTATATACTCATTTCACCAACCCAACCCGGCGCTACGCCGATATTATTGTCCACCGTCAACTCGAGGCTGTTCTCTCTGAGGGCAAGATTGAGTTTACTGAGGATCTGGAGAATCTCGTCAAGACCGCTGAGTCTTGCAATACTAAGAAGGATTCTGCTCAGAATGCCCAGGAGCAGAGTGTCCACATCGAGTCTTGCCGGACGATGGATAAGAAGCGCCAAGAGGCCAACGGCGACCTCATTGCTGAGGGTATCGTCCTGTGCGTATACGAGTCTGCGTTTGACGTTCTCATCCCTGAGTGGGGATTTGAAAAGCGAGTTCACTGCGACCAGCTACCTCTGAAGAAGGCCGAGTTCCGAAAGGAGAAGCGGGTTCTTGAGCTTTACTGGGAGAAGGGTGTCCCCAGTTCGGCGTTCGTGCCAGAGGATGAGCGACCCAAGGCTGCCGCATCCATCCGACACTCAAATGCTCTAGCGGCTCAGCGccaggctgaggaggctgaACGTGTCCGAAAGGAGCGTGAGGAAGCTACCCGCAAGCAAACCGATACCGGTACCATCTCaactgatgatgttgatgctcttttcgacgatgatgacgacaaCACATCCGACGTGACTGAGGCCATGGCCGGAGCTTCGCTGGCTGAGCGCCCTACTCAGAGCGTTCCCGGCTCACCTGCTCGCTCCTCATCCAACGCCGGCAACCTGCATCGCACTCGTTCCGATTCCAAGGTACCTGTGGCGGAGGCTGTCGAGACTCGCCTCACCAACAAGGAGAAGtacctcagcttcttctcgcttcGCGAGGAAGGTGGTGACTACATCCAGGATGTGACAGAGATGACGAGGGTACCGGTGATCCTGAAGACGGATCTCACCAAGAGCCCACC TTGCCTGACCATCCGATCTCTGAACCCTTATGCTCTGTGA
- a CDS encoding probable DFG5 protein — protein sequence MHSLLRTTTTVLGWAAAVNAYDVTWDDNKSIEEAAGQAAYGLVKYYTGNNTGDTPGNLPDPYYWWEAGAMFGTLVDYWWLTGDDSYNNITKQAMIHQAGTDGDYMPDNQTMTEGNDDQGFWAMAAMSAAEHQFPDPPEDTPGWLAQVQAVFNEYVSRWDADYCDGGMRWQIFKWNTGYDYKNAISNGCFFNVASRLALYTGNDTYSDWAEKLWKWHEDSGIITDKFAVQDGVHIGDAKGKKCTDIDKTQWSYNTGIFLHGAAVMYNLTSSDSWKKRADGLLDDIFNKFVKDEIIYEQFCEPHKQCSQDQQSFKGYLARWLAATTQLYSSTNDKIMKLIKTSAQAAAKICTGSPTEGYKGPAGTACGFSWTTGSFDGSVGVGPQMNALSIIMYTLVESAKGPVTSKTGGTSKGNPGGGNTDINDSDGTPPMKDITTADKAGAGILTFLFLAGVIGGVSFLVIDF from the exons ATGCATTCATTACTTCGAACAACTACTACGGTACTTGGCTGGGCAGCAGCTGTCAATGCCTACGACGTGACATGGGATGACAATA AATCTATCGAGGAGGCTGCCGGCCAGGCAGCTTATGGCTTGGTAAAATACTACACAGGAAACAACACCGGCGATACACCAGGAAACTTGCCAGATCCTTACTACT GGTGGGAGGCTGGTGCGATGTTCGGTACTCTCGTTGATTATTGGTGGCTCACCGGTGACGACTCTTATAACAACATCACAAAACAAGCCATGATTCACCAAGCCGGCACAGACGGCGATTACATGCCCGATAACCAGACAATGACCGAAGGAAACGACGACCAAGGCTTCTGGGCAATGGCTGCAATGTCAGCAGCTGAGCATCAGTTCCCAGATCCTCCTGAGGACACACCCGGATGGCTCGCACAGGTTCAAGCTGTCTTCAATGAGTACGTCAGTCGCTGGGACGCAGACTACTGCGACGGCGGTATGCGTTGGCAGATCTTTAAGTGGAATACTGGTTACGACTACAAGAACGCCATTTCCAATGGCTGCTTTTTCAATGTCGCTTCTCGTTTAGCGCTGTACACAGGTAACGACACTTATTCGGACTGGGCTGAGAAGTTGTGGAAGTGGCATGAGGATTCTGGGATCATCACCGATAAGTTTGCAGTTCAGGACGGTGTTCACATCGGCGATGCCAAAGGAAAGAAATGTACCGATATCGACAAGACACAGTGGTCCTACAACACAGGGATCTTCCTCCACGGCGCCGCGGTCATGTACAACCTTACGTCGAGCGACAGCTGGAAGAAGCGAGCAGACGGTCTCCTCGATGATATTTTCAACAAATTTGTCAAAGATGAGATCATCTACGAGCAGTTCTGCGAACCTCACAAACAGTGCAGTCAGGACCAACAGAGCTTCAAGGGATATCTTGCACGGTGGCTGGCAGCCACCACGCAACTGTATTCTTCAACAAACGACAAGAtcatgaagctcatcaagacaaGTGCCCAGGCCGCCGCTAAAATCTGCACAGGCTCACCCACAGAGGGTTACAAGGGGCCTGCAGGCACAGCATGTGGCTTCTCTTGGACGACGGGTAGCTTTGATGGTTCTGTTGGAGTTGGTCCCCAGATGAACGCCCTCTCGATCATCATGTACACGCTGGTGGAGAGTGCCAAGGGGCCTGTCACCTCCAAGACCGGTGGAACATCCAAAGGAAACCCGGGCGGTGGAAATACGGACATTAACGACAGTGATGGAACCCCTCCAATGAAGGACATCACGACGGCTGATAAGGCTGGTGCAGGTATTCTGACGTTCCTTTTCCTTGCCGGTGTCATCGGGGGTGTTTCATTCTTGGTTATCGACTTTTAG
- a CDS encoding related to gibberellin 20-oxidase, with protein MNYPMRDKAAHFRRPLGPDQNTANIPIIDISVSDADQKEVAKQLVDAAEEHGFIYIRNLGLDIQAKDIDGAFDLVRKTFECPLEEKQRCTIQTNNRGWSGMHSETLDPKHQKVGDFKEAFNFGEFADGKAQQPLPSDLVSDEPQISAFANSCHDLCQKLLYLLGLGLGVDDFFSSAHNTEKGASSSILRFLRYPPPESTAHSEDDIRAGAHSDYGSITLLFRLKGQAGLEVLRKDNVWAPVPVCPDGTEEDPSPPILINIGDLLSYWTNGLFRSTLHRVVFPSEGSSGVQGETSNGPRYSIAYFCHPVGAAPLEPVPSERVKNYTPSEGMSSENPYATRKVMTADEHLFMRLKESYGDLYEEKP; from the exons ATGAACTATCCCATGAGAGACAAAGCTGCTCACTTCAGACGGCCTCTGGGGCCAGACCAGAACACGGCCAACATACCTATCATTGACATTTCTGTTTCTGATGCCGACCAAAAAGAAGTTGCTAAACAGCTTGTCGACGCTGCTGAAGAGCATGGGTTCATTTACATCCGCAACCTGGGCCTTGACATTCAAGCTAAGGACATTGATGGGGCGTTTGATCTT GTCCGAAAGACGTTCGAATGCCccttggaagagaagcaaaGGTGCACGATCCAGACCAACAACCGTGGATGGTCTGGCATGCACTCCGAAACACTGGATCCTAAACATCAAAAG GTTGGGGACTTCAAAGA AGCCTTCAACTTTGGCGAGTTCGCAGATGGGAaagctcaacagcctctCCCATCTGACCTAGTTTCTGATGAGCCTCAGATAAGTGCTTTTGCTAACTCATGCCATGACCTCTGCCAGAAGCTTCTATATCTGCTTGGTCTAGGTCTCGGT GTCGAcgatttcttctcctctgctcACAACACAGAAAAAGGCGCTTCGAGCTCTATACTTCGCTTTCTGCGTTATCCACCCCCGGAATCTACTGCACACTCCGAAGATGACATTCGTGCTGGAGCTCACTCAGACTACGGTTCTatcactctcctcttccgTCTCAAGGGACAAGCAGGACTCGAAGTTCTCAGAAAGGATAACGTTTGGGCACCTGTTCCTGTGTGTCCTGATGGCACTGAAGAAGACCCCAGCCCgcccattctcatcaacatcggcGATCTGTTGTCATACTGGACGAACGGACTCTTCCGCAGCACTTTACATAGAGTCGTCTTCCCCTCAGAAGGCAGCTCCGGGGTGCAAGGGGAGACAAGCAATGGGCCAAGGTATTCAATCGCGTACTTTTGCCACCCTGTCGGGGCCGCACCTCTTGAGCCTGTCCCTAGCGAAAGAGTGAAGAACTATACCCCTTCCGAGGGAATGTCCAGCGAGAACCCTTATGCTACAAGAAAGGTCATGACAGCTGATGAGCACCTATTTATGAGACTCAAGGAGAGTTACGGCGATCTGTATGAGGAAAAGCCATAG
- a CDS encoding related to MKT1 protein has product MPCESHPVRLGAGLAQILVEDSWINDQVSTHDISELEGCAIAVDATYYLCQLLETPPAHEPLLSALGGLTGVEAHINQNLDLWAKSEIVPFFVFDGQPVTGQDDITLDRGLKANKKTDEAWNLYSQGAAEEAVTTFGTSPGAFRIQNLYPLLQTVLKNRGLHFLVAPYTACAQLAYFEMIDSDQCSGVMGSQELLLYPVKDSVIRAFDWEAKTVSAISKKKVMRSLTPTASEPRFIDSFLMAGTSFLPPFPALLESSIYSDYNISTAANLLRTAENSVATACASFNDILQSKDSGWLDKYRKARMVVHHFVYIAESGEIRVNDYEHLTSDNHEYLGLQLPAELFHYLNTGLIGPRLLGNITHGQLLIQPTLDGVASDEYKKLITDRIVPIKEQALSLLIPRLHRGIQHKNIKVRVWFDPKYSYTINHRSVNPPPSQRVASWSVKDEDLRAFFPDDFAGPVSLEVLSLVNSDFVAKTFPKERPIKGIDSTDMVTSVAIWRFLHLRGYANDEHKLTPWGNALANTLLILQDAKENHPEVTGLPEAALVAFELIRNGLLTGKHTEGQAGLPRKGSYEEKATLVLISECASLLKLRHQVYGYTGPLNKNLLSFWSLASAVREADRDLVEAIVASMFLYGQSKRERDDQLEISRRLPFHQEPDIGLGIAVRTFFDDDEAGGDQEARLQRLEEFPKTFVPYAESLTKDFRVVRDFIDALVKGVKMLGTDELRAEDKDAWTKAQAYLEARPF; this is encoded by the exons ATGCCATGTGAGTCTCACCCTGTGCGCTTAGGAGCAGGCTTGGCCCAGA TCCTTGTTGAGGATTCCTGGATTAATGACCAGGTTTC CACCCACGACATCTCCGAGCTCGAAGGATGCGCCATCGCTGTTGATGCAACCTATTACCTGTGCCAGCTTCTCGAAACCCCTCCTGCCCATGAACCTCTGTTGTCAGCTCTCGGTGGCCTGACTGGGGTCGAAGCACACATAAACCAGAACCTCGATCTCTGGGCAAAGTCCGAAATTGTCCCTTTCTTCGTTTTCGATGGCCAGCCCGTGACCGGCCAAGATGACATCACTCTGGATCGTGgcctcaaggccaacaagaagacAGATGAGGCCTGGAACTTGTACTCTCAGggggctgctgaggaggcggTGACGACCTTCGGTACTAGCCCAG GTGCCTTTCGCATTCAAAATCTTTACCCGTTGCTTCAAACGGTTCTGAAGAACCGTGGACTTCACTTCTTGGTTGCGCCCTACACTGCGTGCGCTCAG CTCGCCTATTTTGAGATGATCGACTCAGACCAATGCTCGGGTGTGATGGGCTCTCAGGAACTTCTCTTGTACCCTGTCAAGGATTCTGTCATTCGGGCATTCGACTGGGAAGCCAAGACCGTTTCTGCtatctcgaagaagaaggttaTGCGCAGTCTCACACCCACTGCAAGTGAGCCAAGGTTCATCGACTCTTTTCTCATGGCCGGTACATCGTTCCTGCCTCCATTCCCTGCTCTTCTGGAAAGCTCTATATACTCGGACTACAATATTTCGACTGCCGCCAACTTGCTGAGGACTGCAGAAAACAGTGTCGCAACTGCTTGCGCCAGCTTCAACGATATACTCCAAAGCAAGGACTCTGGTTGGCTTGACAAGTATCGCAAGGCAAGAATGGTTGTTCACCATTTCGTTTACATCGCTGAGAGTGGTGAAATCCGTGTGAACGACTATGAGCACTTGACTAGTGACAACCATGAATATCTGGGCCTCCAGTTGCCAGCTGAACTATTTCATTATCTCAACACCGGCTTGATTGGGCCCCGCCTACTGGGTAACATCACCCACGGTCAACTTCTCATTCAGCCAACCTTGGACGGAGTGGCCTCGGACGAATACAAAAAGCTCATCACTGACAGAATAGTGCCCATTAAAGAGCAGGCCCTTTCTCTGTTGATCCCCAGACTTCACCGAGGTATCCAGCACAAAAACATCAAAGTTCGTGTCTGGTTTGACCCCAAATATTCTTACACGATCAACCACCGCTCTGTCAACCCTCCTCCTTCCCAGAGGGTTGCCAGCTGGAgtgtcaaggatgaggatcttcGTGCATTCTTCCCTGATGATTTCGCGGGCCCCGTGTCGCTGGAAGTCTTGTCACTTGTTAACTCCGACTTTGTGGCCAAGACATTCCCTAAGGAGAGACCCATAAAGGGAATCGACAGCACAGATATGGTGACCTCGGTGGCCATCTGGAGATTTCTCCACCTGAGAGGATACGCCAATGATGAGCATAAACTTACGCCTTGGGGTAATGCCTTGGCCAATACTCTTCTGATTCTCCAGGACGCCAAAGAGAACCATCCCGAGGTGACTGGTCTGCCAGAAGCAGCCCTGGTTGCATTTGAACTCATCCGAAACGGACTTTTGACAGGGAAACACACTGAAGGCCAGGCTGGCCTACCCCGGAAAGGTTCTtatgaagaaaaagcaacTCTTGTGCTGATCAGCGAGTGCGCTTCCTTGCTGAAGCTTCGGCACCAGGTTTATGGATACACTGGTCCGCTTAACAAAAACCTGCTCAGCTTCTGGTCCTTAGCATCAGCAGTGAGAGAAGCTGATCGAGATCTGGTTGAGGCGATTGTGGCTTCAATGTTTTTGTATGGACAGTCGAAGCGTGAAAGGGATGATCAATTGGAAATCAGTCGACG GCTACCTTTCCATCAAGAGCCCGACATCGGCCTCGGCATTGCTGTGCGAACCTtcttcgatgacgatgaagctGGAGGGGACCAGGAGGCTCGCTTACAGCGGCTGGAAGAGTTCCCTAAGACATTCGTGCCATATGCCGAGTCACTAACTAAGGACTTCCGTGTCGTGCGTGACTTTATCGATGCACTCGTTAAGGGCGTTAAAATGCTGGGTACGGACGAGCTACGTGCGGAAGATAAGGATGCATGGACCAAGGCTCAGGCATACCTCGAGGCGCGACCTTTCTAG